Genomic DNA from Leptotrichia wadei:
CACACGTTTTACATAACCTTTTTCTGTCAAAGTAACGACAACTTTTTCATCTTTAATTAAATCTTCTATGCTAATTTCAGCTCTTGCATTTCTAATTTCAGTTCTACGTTCATCCCCAAAATCTTCCTTTAACTTAAGTGCCTCCTCTTTAATTATACCATATATTTTTGAATCATCAGACAAAATTCCCATTAATTTTTTAATTAATTGTATAAGTTCATTATACTCTTGGTTAATTTTATCTCTTTCAAGCCCAGTAAGTCTTTGCAATCTCATATCCAAAATAGCCTTTGCCTGAATTTCTGAAAATTCAAATTTCTCAATTAATTCAGCCCGTGCAACATTTGCATCTTTAGAAGCACGTATAATTCTAATTACTTCCTCAATATTATCAAGAGCAATTTTAAATCCTTCCAAAATATGAGCCCTATTTCTAGCCTTTTTCAATTCAAATTCAGTTCTTCTCGTAATTACTTCAAACCTATGTTCCAGATATTTCTGAAGAACCTGCTTTAAATTTAATACTCTCGGTGCATTGTCCACAAGTGCAAGCATAATTACACCAAATGTATTTTGCAAATCGGTAAATTTATAAAGGCTGTTTAAGATCAGTTCACTTTCCTCACCTTTTTTCAACTCAATTACAACTCTAATACCATCCCTGTCAGTTTCATCCCGCAAATCAGATATTCCCGTAATTTTCTTCTGTTTTACTAAATCTGCAATTTTTTCAATAAGTCTAGACTTATTCACTTGATATGGCAATTCCGTTACAATAATTGATTTTTTTCCAGTTTTGGATGTTTCAATTTCCACACGTCCTGCAACTCGCAATTTTCCACGTCCAGTTCTATACGCATCGTAAATCCCCTGTTTTCCATTAATTATACCGCCAGTTGGAAAATCTGGACCTTTGACATAAGTAATCAATTCGTCAATAGAAATTTCAGGATTGTCAATCAATGCGATAATTCCATCAACTACCTCCCCTAAGTTGTGTGGCGGAATATTTGTAGCCATTCCAACCGCAATTCCATTTGCTCCATTTAATAATAAATTAGGCAGTTTAGCAGGTAATACAACTGGCTCATCCAAACTTTCATCAAAGTTCTTTCTGTAATCAATCGTATCTTTTCCAATATCTGCAAGCAGCTCCTCAGTAATTTTAGCCATTCTAGCTTCTGTATACCGCATTGCTGCCGCTTCATCTCCATCAATCGAACCAAAGTTTCCATGTCCATCAATAAGTTCATATCTCATATTAAAATCCTGAGCCATTCTAACCATCGCACCGTAAACCGAAGAATCCCCATGCGGATGGTATTTCCCCAGTACATCTCCGACAATTCTTGCCGACTTTTTAAATGGAGTCTTATGGCTCATTCCCATTTCACTCATGGAAAACAAGATTCTTCTATGCACAGGCTTTAATCCATCTCTTACATCTGGCAATGCACGGCTTACAATTACACTCATCGAATAATCCAAATAAGCCGCCTTTATCTCATCCTCAATATAGACATTTGACTCATTCGATAAATCCGTAGCCTTAGGCATTCCTTCCACAACTATCTCTCTATCATCATTATCATCCATTCCCGTTATCTCATCTTCTCTTTCATCATCATTTTTAAAATCATCCGACATCCCTTTGCACCTCTTTTCTTCTCTTCCTTATAAATCATAATTTATAACCTAACTTTATATTTTTATTTATCAGATATCTAAGTTTCTTACATAATTTGCATTATCTTCAATAAATTTCCTTCTCGGCTCAACCTTATCCCCCATCAGAATATTAAACATTTTATCCGCATAAGATGCATCTTCCATCGACACTTTTAACAATGTTCTCACTTCTGGATCAAGGGTAGTTTCCCAAAGCTGTTCTGGATTCATTTCTCCCAGTCCTTTGTAACGTTGAATTGTATATTTTCTTCCATCTTTTTCCAAAACTTTTGTCACTTGCTTTAGCTGGTCATCTGAATAGGCATATCTAATCGCCTTTCCAGCCTGAATTTTGTATAAAGGCGGCTGTGCAATATAAATGTAGCCTTCGTTAATTAATTCTCTTAAATGTCTGTAAAAGAATGTCAGCATTAATGT
This window encodes:
- the gyrA gene encoding DNA gyrase subunit A, which translates into the protein MSDDFKNDDEREDEITGMDDNDDREIVVEGMPKATDLSNESNVYIEDEIKAAYLDYSMSVIVSRALPDVRDGLKPVHRRILFSMSEMGMSHKTPFKKSARIVGDVLGKYHPHGDSSVYGAMVRMAQDFNMRYELIDGHGNFGSIDGDEAAAMRYTEARMAKITEELLADIGKDTIDYRKNFDESLDEPVVLPAKLPNLLLNGANGIAVGMATNIPPHNLGEVVDGIIALIDNPEISIDELITYVKGPDFPTGGIINGKQGIYDAYRTGRGKLRVAGRVEIETSKTGKKSIIVTELPYQVNKSRLIEKIADLVKQKKITGISDLRDETDRDGIRVVIELKKGEESELILNSLYKFTDLQNTFGVIMLALVDNAPRVLNLKQVLQKYLEHRFEVITRRTEFELKKARNRAHILEGFKIALDNIEEVIRIIRASKDANVARAELIEKFEFSEIQAKAILDMRLQRLTGLERDKINQEYNELIQLIKKLMGILSDDSKIYGIIKEEALKLKEDFGDERRTEIRNARAEISIEDLIKDEKVVVTLTEKGYVKRVAIDTYRSQKRGGIGVNATNTVEDDVVKDMYIAKALDTLLIFTTKGKVFSIKVYEIPETGKQARGKLIGNIINLDNDEKVSTIIKVREFEKNKNLFFVTRNGVVKKSELTLFSNIMKAGKRAIRLNDDDEVMFIGLTSGSGEDEIFAATRNGIAIKFSEKDVRSMGTTAVGVRGITLRDKDKVVGAAIINSEMDNNKMRILTITEEGYGKRTKLSEYRLQSRGGKGLINAKLNDKTGKIADVKIVRENDEIMLITSEGTLIRTSINDITVRSRSATGVRIMKVRNNEKIASVVKITEAPDFSEEDK